In Pleuronectes platessa chromosome 4, fPlePla1.1, whole genome shotgun sequence, the following proteins share a genomic window:
- the git2a gene encoding ARF GTPase-activating protein GIT2a isoform X1, which produces MSKRLRNTELCADCNVPEPRWASVNRGVLVCDECCSVHRSLGRHSSQVRHLTHTPWPPTQLQMVQTLYSNGSNSIWEHSLLDPASVMSGKRKANPQDKLHPNKSEFIRAKYQMLAFVHRMPCREDDSSTAKDLSKQLHSSVRTGNLETCLRLLSLGAQANFFNPERGNSPLHVAAKAGQVSQAELLTVYGADPGAPDSNGKTPIDYAREAGQHDLADRLVEIQYELTDRLAFYLCGRKPDHKNSQHFIVPQMADSSLDLSELAKAAKKKLQSLSNHLFEELAMDVYDEVDRRETDAVWLATQNHSTLVTETTVVPFLPVNPEYSSTRNQGRQKLARFNAHEFATLVIDILSDAKRRQQGNSVASPKDNIELILKSVAIRHCSDSQDNDQPDYDSVASDEDTDPELNSSKGDRTKSLDSDLSDSPITMQEYLEVKHALSASEAKIQKLMKANNNLSDELRLMQKKTERGALVTASSSLPSFPSTMSWSKDESAQKASRFEKQSSMPESDYDNTFYDSELEDSGLCRRGRLRSSGWLGEGSSIPELDGLETESDPTLPSTEDVIRKTEQITKNIQELLRAAQENKHDSFIPCSERIYVAVTEMAALFPKRPRSETVRSSLRLLTSSAYRLQGECRKAVPSEGCPRPDMQLVTQQVIQCAYDIAKAAKQLVTITTKENTN; this is translated from the exons ATGTCTAAACGTCTGAGAAACACTGAGCTCTGCGCTGATTGTAATGTCCCAG AACCTCGTTGGGCCTCCGTGAACAGGGGCGTGTTGGTCTGCGATGAGTGCTGCAGTGTTCACCGAAGTCTGGGAAGACACAGCTCCCAAGTCCGCCACCTGACGCACACGCCGTGGCCTCCTACACAGCTTCAG ATGGTTCAGACATTATACAGCAACGGTTCAAATTCAATATGGGAGCACTCCCTCCTGGACCCTGCATCTGTAATGAGCGGGAAACGCAAGGCCAACCCTCAGGACAAACTGCA CCCAAACAAATCAGAATTTATAAGAGCCAAATATCAAATGCTGGCATTTGTCCATCGCATGCCTTGCCGAGAGGACGACAGCTCGACAGCCAAGGATCTAAGTAAG CAACTTCACTCCAGTGTACGCACAGGGAATCTGGAGACTTGTTTGAGGTTGCTATCCCTCGGAGCACAAGCTAATTTCTTTAACCCC GAAAGGGGAAACTCTCCCTTGCATGTAGCAGCAAAGGCAGGGCAAGTATCTCAGGCTGAACTGTTAACTGTTTATGGGGCAGATCCTGGTGCCCCTGACAGCAATGGCAAAACGCCCATCGACTATGCAAG ggAAGCTGGCCAACATGACCTGGCAGACAGACTGGTGGAGATTCAATATGAACTAACTGATCGACTGGCGTTCTACTTGTGTGGGAGGAAACCAG ATCATAAAAACAGCCAGCACTTCATTGTCCCACAAATGGCCGACAG CAGTTTAGACCTATCAGAACTGGCCAAAGCAGCAAAGAAGAAACTACAGTCT CTCAGTAATCATTTATTCGAGGAGCTGGCCATGGACGTGTATGATGAGGTGGACCGACGAGAGACGGATGCAG TGTGGTTGGCCACACAGAATCACAGCACCCTGGTGACAGAAACAACCGTGGTGCCTTTCCTGCCTGTGAATCCAGAGTATTCATCAACACGAAACCAG GGACGACAGAAACTTGCAAGATTTAATGCACATGAATTTGCAACTCTGGTGATCGACATACTAAGTGATGCCAAGCGCAGACAACAGGGGAACTCAGTGGCCAGTCCCAAAG ACAATATTGAACTCATCCTGAAGAGTGTGGCTATCAGACACTGTAGCGACAGCCAGGACAACGACCAGCCTGACTATGATAGTGTGGCGTCGGACGAGGATACAGATCCAGAGCTCAACTCCAGCAAAGGAGACAGGACCAAG AGTCTGGACTCTGACCTCTCAGACAGCCCCATTACTATGCAAGAATACTTGGAGGTGAAACACGCGCTCTCAGCCTCTGAAGCCAAGATTCAGAAGCTCATGAAAGCCAATAACAACCTGAGCGATGAGCTGAGGCTGATGCAGAAAAAG ACGGAAAGGGGCGCTCTTGTGACCGCCTCTTCATCCCTCCCCTCATTTCCATCAACCATGTCATGGTCGAAGGACGAAAGTGCTCAAAAG GCCTCGAGGTTCGAGAAGCAGAGCAGCATGCCTGAAAGTGACTATGACAACACGTTCTACGACTCTGAGCTGGAGGATTCAGG CTTATGCAGGAGagggaggctgaggagcagTGGCTGGCTGGGGGAGGGCAGCTCCATCCCCGAGCTGGACGGACTGGAGACGGAGTCGGACCCCACGCTTCCCAGCACGGAGGACGTCATCCGCAAAACCGAGCAGATCACCAAGAACATCCAGGAGCTGCTGCGAGCTGCTCAGGAGAACAAACATGACAG CTTCATACCCTGCTCAGAAAGAATATATGTGGCTGTAACAGAAATGGCTGCCCTCTTTCCCAAG AGGCCGCGCTCGGAGACCGTGAGGAGCTCCCTGCGCCTGTTGACCTCCAGCGCGTACCGGCTCCAGGGCGAGTGCAGGAAGGCGGTGCCGTCAGAGGGCTGCCCCCGCCCGGACATGCAGCTGGTCACTCAGCAGGTCATCCAATGTGCTTATGACATCGCCAAGGCCGCCAAGCAGCTCGTCACCATCACCACAAAGGAGAACACCAACTAA
- the git2a gene encoding ARF GTPase-activating protein GIT2a isoform X3, producing MSKRLRNTELCADCNVPEPRWASVNRGVLVCDECCSVHRSLGRHSSQVRHLTHTPWPPTQLQMVQTLYSNGSNSIWEHSLLDPASVMSGKRKANPQDKLHPNKSEFIRAKYQMLAFVHRMPCREDDSSTAKDLSKQLHSSVRTGNLETCLRLLSLGAQANFFNPERGNSPLHVAAKAGQVSQAELLTVYGADPGAPDSNGKTPIDYAREAGQHDLADRLVEIQYELTDRLAFYLCGRKPDHKNSQHFIVPQMADSSLDLSELAKAAKKKLQSLSNHLFEELAMDVYDEVDRRETDAVWLATQNHSTLVTETTVVPFLPVNPEYSSTRNQGRQKLARFNAHEFATLVIDILSDAKRRQQGNSVASPKDNIELILKSVAIRHCSDSQDNDQPDYDSVASDEDTDPELNSSKGDRTKSLDSDLSDSPITMQEYLEVKHALSASEAKIQKLMKANNNLSDELRLMQKKASRFEKQSSMPESDYDNTFYDSELEDSGLCRRGRLRSSGWLGEGSSIPELDGLETESDPTLPSTEDVIRKTEQITKNIQELLRAAQENKHDSFIPCSERIYVAVTEMAALFPKRPRSETVRSSLRLLTSSAYRLQGECRKAVPSEGCPRPDMQLVTQQVIQCAYDIAKAAKQLVTITTKENTN from the exons ATGTCTAAACGTCTGAGAAACACTGAGCTCTGCGCTGATTGTAATGTCCCAG AACCTCGTTGGGCCTCCGTGAACAGGGGCGTGTTGGTCTGCGATGAGTGCTGCAGTGTTCACCGAAGTCTGGGAAGACACAGCTCCCAAGTCCGCCACCTGACGCACACGCCGTGGCCTCCTACACAGCTTCAG ATGGTTCAGACATTATACAGCAACGGTTCAAATTCAATATGGGAGCACTCCCTCCTGGACCCTGCATCTGTAATGAGCGGGAAACGCAAGGCCAACCCTCAGGACAAACTGCA CCCAAACAAATCAGAATTTATAAGAGCCAAATATCAAATGCTGGCATTTGTCCATCGCATGCCTTGCCGAGAGGACGACAGCTCGACAGCCAAGGATCTAAGTAAG CAACTTCACTCCAGTGTACGCACAGGGAATCTGGAGACTTGTTTGAGGTTGCTATCCCTCGGAGCACAAGCTAATTTCTTTAACCCC GAAAGGGGAAACTCTCCCTTGCATGTAGCAGCAAAGGCAGGGCAAGTATCTCAGGCTGAACTGTTAACTGTTTATGGGGCAGATCCTGGTGCCCCTGACAGCAATGGCAAAACGCCCATCGACTATGCAAG ggAAGCTGGCCAACATGACCTGGCAGACAGACTGGTGGAGATTCAATATGAACTAACTGATCGACTGGCGTTCTACTTGTGTGGGAGGAAACCAG ATCATAAAAACAGCCAGCACTTCATTGTCCCACAAATGGCCGACAG CAGTTTAGACCTATCAGAACTGGCCAAAGCAGCAAAGAAGAAACTACAGTCT CTCAGTAATCATTTATTCGAGGAGCTGGCCATGGACGTGTATGATGAGGTGGACCGACGAGAGACGGATGCAG TGTGGTTGGCCACACAGAATCACAGCACCCTGGTGACAGAAACAACCGTGGTGCCTTTCCTGCCTGTGAATCCAGAGTATTCATCAACACGAAACCAG GGACGACAGAAACTTGCAAGATTTAATGCACATGAATTTGCAACTCTGGTGATCGACATACTAAGTGATGCCAAGCGCAGACAACAGGGGAACTCAGTGGCCAGTCCCAAAG ACAATATTGAACTCATCCTGAAGAGTGTGGCTATCAGACACTGTAGCGACAGCCAGGACAACGACCAGCCTGACTATGATAGTGTGGCGTCGGACGAGGATACAGATCCAGAGCTCAACTCCAGCAAAGGAGACAGGACCAAG AGTCTGGACTCTGACCTCTCAGACAGCCCCATTACTATGCAAGAATACTTGGAGGTGAAACACGCGCTCTCAGCCTCTGAAGCCAAGATTCAGAAGCTCATGAAAGCCAATAACAACCTGAGCGATGAGCTGAGGCTGATGCAGAAAAAG GCCTCGAGGTTCGAGAAGCAGAGCAGCATGCCTGAAAGTGACTATGACAACACGTTCTACGACTCTGAGCTGGAGGATTCAGG CTTATGCAGGAGagggaggctgaggagcagTGGCTGGCTGGGGGAGGGCAGCTCCATCCCCGAGCTGGACGGACTGGAGACGGAGTCGGACCCCACGCTTCCCAGCACGGAGGACGTCATCCGCAAAACCGAGCAGATCACCAAGAACATCCAGGAGCTGCTGCGAGCTGCTCAGGAGAACAAACATGACAG CTTCATACCCTGCTCAGAAAGAATATATGTGGCTGTAACAGAAATGGCTGCCCTCTTTCCCAAG AGGCCGCGCTCGGAGACCGTGAGGAGCTCCCTGCGCCTGTTGACCTCCAGCGCGTACCGGCTCCAGGGCGAGTGCAGGAAGGCGGTGCCGTCAGAGGGCTGCCCCCGCCCGGACATGCAGCTGGTCACTCAGCAGGTCATCCAATGTGCTTATGACATCGCCAAGGCCGCCAAGCAGCTCGTCACCATCACCACAAAGGAGAACACCAACTAA
- the git2a gene encoding ARF GTPase-activating protein GIT2a isoform X5 gives MSKRLRNTELCADCNVPEPRWASVNRGVLVCDECCSVHRSLGRHSSQVRHLTHTPWPPTQLQMVQTLYSNGSNSIWEHSLLDPASVMSGKRKANPQDKLHPNKSEFIRAKYQMLAFVHRMPCREDDSSTAKDLSKQLHSSVRTGNLETCLRLLSLGAQANFFNPERGNSPLHVAAKAGQVSQAELLTVYGADPGAPDSNGKTPIDYAREAGQHDLADRLVEIQYELTDRLAFYLCGRKPDHKNSQHFIVPQMADSLDLSELAKAAKKKLQSLSNHLFEELAMDVYDEVDRRETDAVWLATQNHSTLVTETTVVPFLPVNPEYSSTRNQGRQKLARFNAHEFATLVIDILSDAKRRQQGNSVASPKDNIELILKSVAIRHCSDSQDNDQPDYDSVASDEDTDPELNSSKGDRTKLQSLQSDNSSLKRQVTPNIYQIPSGSDYPDPSSPSALKRRQSAQASRPMSMYETGSGLKPYLPKGETSYPEEGIPTMQPFPPHTERGALVTASSSLPSFPSTMSWSKDESAQKASRFEKQSSMPESDYDNTFYDSELEDSGLCRRGRLRSSGWLGEGSSIPELDGLETESDPTLPSTEDVIRKTEQITKNIQELLRAAQENKHDSFIPCSERIYVAVTEMAALFPKRPRSETVRSSLRLLTSSAYRLQGECRKAVPSEGCPRPDMQLVTQQVIQCAYDIAKAAKQLVTITTKENTN, from the exons ATGTCTAAACGTCTGAGAAACACTGAGCTCTGCGCTGATTGTAATGTCCCAG AACCTCGTTGGGCCTCCGTGAACAGGGGCGTGTTGGTCTGCGATGAGTGCTGCAGTGTTCACCGAAGTCTGGGAAGACACAGCTCCCAAGTCCGCCACCTGACGCACACGCCGTGGCCTCCTACACAGCTTCAG ATGGTTCAGACATTATACAGCAACGGTTCAAATTCAATATGGGAGCACTCCCTCCTGGACCCTGCATCTGTAATGAGCGGGAAACGCAAGGCCAACCCTCAGGACAAACTGCA CCCAAACAAATCAGAATTTATAAGAGCCAAATATCAAATGCTGGCATTTGTCCATCGCATGCCTTGCCGAGAGGACGACAGCTCGACAGCCAAGGATCTAAGTAAG CAACTTCACTCCAGTGTACGCACAGGGAATCTGGAGACTTGTTTGAGGTTGCTATCCCTCGGAGCACAAGCTAATTTCTTTAACCCC GAAAGGGGAAACTCTCCCTTGCATGTAGCAGCAAAGGCAGGGCAAGTATCTCAGGCTGAACTGTTAACTGTTTATGGGGCAGATCCTGGTGCCCCTGACAGCAATGGCAAAACGCCCATCGACTATGCAAG ggAAGCTGGCCAACATGACCTGGCAGACAGACTGGTGGAGATTCAATATGAACTAACTGATCGACTGGCGTTCTACTTGTGTGGGAGGAAACCAG ATCATAAAAACAGCCAGCACTTCATTGTCCCACAAATGGCCGACAG TTTAGACCTATCAGAACTGGCCAAAGCAGCAAAGAAGAAACTACAGTCT CTCAGTAATCATTTATTCGAGGAGCTGGCCATGGACGTGTATGATGAGGTGGACCGACGAGAGACGGATGCAG TGTGGTTGGCCACACAGAATCACAGCACCCTGGTGACAGAAACAACCGTGGTGCCTTTCCTGCCTGTGAATCCAGAGTATTCATCAACACGAAACCAG GGACGACAGAAACTTGCAAGATTTAATGCACATGAATTTGCAACTCTGGTGATCGACATACTAAGTGATGCCAAGCGCAGACAACAGGGGAACTCAGTGGCCAGTCCCAAAG ACAATATTGAACTCATCCTGAAGAGTGTGGCTATCAGACACTGTAGCGACAGCCAGGACAACGACCAGCCTGACTATGATAGTGTGGCGTCGGACGAGGATACAGATCCAGAGCTCAACTCCAGCAAAGGAGACAGGACCAAG CTTCAATCTCTGCAAAGCGACAACTCGTCTCTCAAGCGGCAGGTCACACCCAATATCTATCAGATCCCCAGCGGTTCAGACTACCCTGACCCTTCCAGTCCCTCAGCCCTGAAACGCCGGCAGTCTGCACAGGCCAGTCGGCCCATGTCTATGTATGAGACCGGCTCAGGCCTGAAGCCCTATCTCCCTAAAGGGGAAACCTCCTACCCCGAGGAGGGTATCCCCACCATGCAACCCTTCCCACCTCAT ACGGAAAGGGGCGCTCTTGTGACCGCCTCTTCATCCCTCCCCTCATTTCCATCAACCATGTCATGGTCGAAGGACGAAAGTGCTCAAAAG GCCTCGAGGTTCGAGAAGCAGAGCAGCATGCCTGAAAGTGACTATGACAACACGTTCTACGACTCTGAGCTGGAGGATTCAGG CTTATGCAGGAGagggaggctgaggagcagTGGCTGGCTGGGGGAGGGCAGCTCCATCCCCGAGCTGGACGGACTGGAGACGGAGTCGGACCCCACGCTTCCCAGCACGGAGGACGTCATCCGCAAAACCGAGCAGATCACCAAGAACATCCAGGAGCTGCTGCGAGCTGCTCAGGAGAACAAACATGACAG CTTCATACCCTGCTCAGAAAGAATATATGTGGCTGTAACAGAAATGGCTGCCCTCTTTCCCAAG AGGCCGCGCTCGGAGACCGTGAGGAGCTCCCTGCGCCTGTTGACCTCCAGCGCGTACCGGCTCCAGGGCGAGTGCAGGAAGGCGGTGCCGTCAGAGGGCTGCCCCCGCCCGGACATGCAGCTGGTCACTCAGCAGGTCATCCAATGTGCTTATGACATCGCCAAGGCCGCCAAGCAGCTCGTCACCATCACCACAAAGGAGAACACCAACTAA
- the git2a gene encoding ARF GTPase-activating protein GIT2a isoform X4 has product MSKRLRNTELCADCNVPEPRWASVNRGVLVCDECCSVHRSLGRHSSQVRHLTHTPWPPTQLQMVQTLYSNGSNSIWEHSLLDPASVMSGKRKANPQDKLHPNKSEFIRAKYQMLAFVHRMPCREDDSSTAKDLSKQLHSSVRTGNLETCLRLLSLGAQANFFNPERGNSPLHVAAKAGQVSQAELLTVYGADPGAPDSNGKTPIDYAREAGQHDLADRLVEIQYELTDRLAFYLCGRKPDHKNSQHFIVPQMADSSLDLSELAKAAKKKLQSLSNHLFEELAMDVYDEVDRRETDAVWLATQNHSTLVTETTVVPFLPVNPEYSSTRNQGRQKLARFNAHEFATLVIDILSDAKRRQQGNSVASPKDNIELILKSVAIRHCSDSQDNDQPDYDSVASDEDTDPELNSSKGDRTKSLDSDLSDSPITMQEYLEVKHALSASEAKIQKLMKANNNLSDELRLMQKKLQSLQSDNSSLKRQVTPNIYQIPSGSDYPDPSSPSALKRRQSAQASRPMSMYETGSGLKPYLPKGETSYPEEGIPTMQPFPPHTERGALVTASSSLPSFPSTMSWSKDESAQKASRFEKQSSMPESDYDNTFYDSELEDSGLCRRGRLRSSGWLGEGSSIPELDGLETESDPTLPSTEDVIRKTEQITKNIQELLRAAQENKHDSFIPCSERIYVAVTEMAALFPKRPRSETVRSSLRLLTSSAYRLQGECRKAVPSEGCPRPDMQLVTQQVIQCAYDIAKAAKQLVTITTKENTN; this is encoded by the exons ATGTCTAAACGTCTGAGAAACACTGAGCTCTGCGCTGATTGTAATGTCCCAG AACCTCGTTGGGCCTCCGTGAACAGGGGCGTGTTGGTCTGCGATGAGTGCTGCAGTGTTCACCGAAGTCTGGGAAGACACAGCTCCCAAGTCCGCCACCTGACGCACACGCCGTGGCCTCCTACACAGCTTCAG ATGGTTCAGACATTATACAGCAACGGTTCAAATTCAATATGGGAGCACTCCCTCCTGGACCCTGCATCTGTAATGAGCGGGAAACGCAAGGCCAACCCTCAGGACAAACTGCA CCCAAACAAATCAGAATTTATAAGAGCCAAATATCAAATGCTGGCATTTGTCCATCGCATGCCTTGCCGAGAGGACGACAGCTCGACAGCCAAGGATCTAAGTAAG CAACTTCACTCCAGTGTACGCACAGGGAATCTGGAGACTTGTTTGAGGTTGCTATCCCTCGGAGCACAAGCTAATTTCTTTAACCCC GAAAGGGGAAACTCTCCCTTGCATGTAGCAGCAAAGGCAGGGCAAGTATCTCAGGCTGAACTGTTAACTGTTTATGGGGCAGATCCTGGTGCCCCTGACAGCAATGGCAAAACGCCCATCGACTATGCAAG ggAAGCTGGCCAACATGACCTGGCAGACAGACTGGTGGAGATTCAATATGAACTAACTGATCGACTGGCGTTCTACTTGTGTGGGAGGAAACCAG ATCATAAAAACAGCCAGCACTTCATTGTCCCACAAATGGCCGACAG CAGTTTAGACCTATCAGAACTGGCCAAAGCAGCAAAGAAGAAACTACAGTCT CTCAGTAATCATTTATTCGAGGAGCTGGCCATGGACGTGTATGATGAGGTGGACCGACGAGAGACGGATGCAG TGTGGTTGGCCACACAGAATCACAGCACCCTGGTGACAGAAACAACCGTGGTGCCTTTCCTGCCTGTGAATCCAGAGTATTCATCAACACGAAACCAG GGACGACAGAAACTTGCAAGATTTAATGCACATGAATTTGCAACTCTGGTGATCGACATACTAAGTGATGCCAAGCGCAGACAACAGGGGAACTCAGTGGCCAGTCCCAAAG ACAATATTGAACTCATCCTGAAGAGTGTGGCTATCAGACACTGTAGCGACAGCCAGGACAACGACCAGCCTGACTATGATAGTGTGGCGTCGGACGAGGATACAGATCCAGAGCTCAACTCCAGCAAAGGAGACAGGACCAAG AGTCTGGACTCTGACCTCTCAGACAGCCCCATTACTATGCAAGAATACTTGGAGGTGAAACACGCGCTCTCAGCCTCTGAAGCCAAGATTCAGAAGCTCATGAAAGCCAATAACAACCTGAGCGATGAGCTGAGGCTGATGCAGAAAAAG CTTCAATCTCTGCAAAGCGACAACTCGTCTCTCAAGCGGCAGGTCACACCCAATATCTATCAGATCCCCAGCGGTTCAGACTACCCTGACCCTTCCAGTCCCTCAGCCCTGAAACGCCGGCAGTCTGCACAGGCCAGTCGGCCCATGTCTATGTATGAGACCGGCTCAGGCCTGAAGCCCTATCTCCCTAAAGGGGAAACCTCCTACCCCGAGGAGGGTATCCCCACCATGCAACCCTTCCCACCTCAT ACGGAAAGGGGCGCTCTTGTGACCGCCTCTTCATCCCTCCCCTCATTTCCATCAACCATGTCATGGTCGAAGGACGAAAGTGCTCAAAAG GCCTCGAGGTTCGAGAAGCAGAGCAGCATGCCTGAAAGTGACTATGACAACACGTTCTACGACTCTGAGCTGGAGGATTCAGG CTTATGCAGGAGagggaggctgaggagcagTGGCTGGCTGGGGGAGGGCAGCTCCATCCCCGAGCTGGACGGACTGGAGACGGAGTCGGACCCCACGCTTCCCAGCACGGAGGACGTCATCCGCAAAACCGAGCAGATCACCAAGAACATCCAGGAGCTGCTGCGAGCTGCTCAGGAGAACAAACATGACAG CTTCATACCCTGCTCAGAAAGAATATATGTGGCTGTAACAGAAATGGCTGCCCTCTTTCCCAAG AGGCCGCGCTCGGAGACCGTGAGGAGCTCCCTGCGCCTGTTGACCTCCAGCGCGTACCGGCTCCAGGGCGAGTGCAGGAAGGCGGTGCCGTCAGAGGGCTGCCCCCGCCCGGACATGCAGCTGGTCACTCAGCAGGTCATCCAATGTGCTTATGACATCGCCAAGGCCGCCAAGCAGCTCGTCACCATCACCACAAAGGAGAACACCAACTAA
- the git2a gene encoding ARF GTPase-activating protein GIT2a isoform X2 — protein MSKRLRNTELCADCNVPEPRWASVNRGVLVCDECCSVHRSLGRHSSQVRHLTHTPWPPTQLQMVQTLYSNGSNSIWEHSLLDPASVMSGKRKANPQDKLHPNKSEFIRAKYQMLAFVHRMPCREDDSSTAKDLSKQLHSSVRTGNLETCLRLLSLGAQANFFNPERGNSPLHVAAKAGQVSQAELLTVYGADPGAPDSNGKTPIDYAREAGQHDLADRLVEIQYELTDRLAFYLCGRKPDHKNSQHFIVPQMADSLDLSELAKAAKKKLQSLSNHLFEELAMDVYDEVDRRETDAVWLATQNHSTLVTETTVVPFLPVNPEYSSTRNQGRQKLARFNAHEFATLVIDILSDAKRRQQGNSVASPKDNIELILKSVAIRHCSDSQDNDQPDYDSVASDEDTDPELNSSKGDRTKSLDSDLSDSPITMQEYLEVKHALSASEAKIQKLMKANNNLSDELRLMQKKTERGALVTASSSLPSFPSTMSWSKDESAQKASRFEKQSSMPESDYDNTFYDSELEDSGLCRRGRLRSSGWLGEGSSIPELDGLETESDPTLPSTEDVIRKTEQITKNIQELLRAAQENKHDSFIPCSERIYVAVTEMAALFPKRPRSETVRSSLRLLTSSAYRLQGECRKAVPSEGCPRPDMQLVTQQVIQCAYDIAKAAKQLVTITTKENTN, from the exons ATGTCTAAACGTCTGAGAAACACTGAGCTCTGCGCTGATTGTAATGTCCCAG AACCTCGTTGGGCCTCCGTGAACAGGGGCGTGTTGGTCTGCGATGAGTGCTGCAGTGTTCACCGAAGTCTGGGAAGACACAGCTCCCAAGTCCGCCACCTGACGCACACGCCGTGGCCTCCTACACAGCTTCAG ATGGTTCAGACATTATACAGCAACGGTTCAAATTCAATATGGGAGCACTCCCTCCTGGACCCTGCATCTGTAATGAGCGGGAAACGCAAGGCCAACCCTCAGGACAAACTGCA CCCAAACAAATCAGAATTTATAAGAGCCAAATATCAAATGCTGGCATTTGTCCATCGCATGCCTTGCCGAGAGGACGACAGCTCGACAGCCAAGGATCTAAGTAAG CAACTTCACTCCAGTGTACGCACAGGGAATCTGGAGACTTGTTTGAGGTTGCTATCCCTCGGAGCACAAGCTAATTTCTTTAACCCC GAAAGGGGAAACTCTCCCTTGCATGTAGCAGCAAAGGCAGGGCAAGTATCTCAGGCTGAACTGTTAACTGTTTATGGGGCAGATCCTGGTGCCCCTGACAGCAATGGCAAAACGCCCATCGACTATGCAAG ggAAGCTGGCCAACATGACCTGGCAGACAGACTGGTGGAGATTCAATATGAACTAACTGATCGACTGGCGTTCTACTTGTGTGGGAGGAAACCAG ATCATAAAAACAGCCAGCACTTCATTGTCCCACAAATGGCCGACAG TTTAGACCTATCAGAACTGGCCAAAGCAGCAAAGAAGAAACTACAGTCT CTCAGTAATCATTTATTCGAGGAGCTGGCCATGGACGTGTATGATGAGGTGGACCGACGAGAGACGGATGCAG TGTGGTTGGCCACACAGAATCACAGCACCCTGGTGACAGAAACAACCGTGGTGCCTTTCCTGCCTGTGAATCCAGAGTATTCATCAACACGAAACCAG GGACGACAGAAACTTGCAAGATTTAATGCACATGAATTTGCAACTCTGGTGATCGACATACTAAGTGATGCCAAGCGCAGACAACAGGGGAACTCAGTGGCCAGTCCCAAAG ACAATATTGAACTCATCCTGAAGAGTGTGGCTATCAGACACTGTAGCGACAGCCAGGACAACGACCAGCCTGACTATGATAGTGTGGCGTCGGACGAGGATACAGATCCAGAGCTCAACTCCAGCAAAGGAGACAGGACCAAG AGTCTGGACTCTGACCTCTCAGACAGCCCCATTACTATGCAAGAATACTTGGAGGTGAAACACGCGCTCTCAGCCTCTGAAGCCAAGATTCAGAAGCTCATGAAAGCCAATAACAACCTGAGCGATGAGCTGAGGCTGATGCAGAAAAAG ACGGAAAGGGGCGCTCTTGTGACCGCCTCTTCATCCCTCCCCTCATTTCCATCAACCATGTCATGGTCGAAGGACGAAAGTGCTCAAAAG GCCTCGAGGTTCGAGAAGCAGAGCAGCATGCCTGAAAGTGACTATGACAACACGTTCTACGACTCTGAGCTGGAGGATTCAGG CTTATGCAGGAGagggaggctgaggagcagTGGCTGGCTGGGGGAGGGCAGCTCCATCCCCGAGCTGGACGGACTGGAGACGGAGTCGGACCCCACGCTTCCCAGCACGGAGGACGTCATCCGCAAAACCGAGCAGATCACCAAGAACATCCAGGAGCTGCTGCGAGCTGCTCAGGAGAACAAACATGACAG CTTCATACCCTGCTCAGAAAGAATATATGTGGCTGTAACAGAAATGGCTGCCCTCTTTCCCAAG AGGCCGCGCTCGGAGACCGTGAGGAGCTCCCTGCGCCTGTTGACCTCCAGCGCGTACCGGCTCCAGGGCGAGTGCAGGAAGGCGGTGCCGTCAGAGGGCTGCCCCCGCCCGGACATGCAGCTGGTCACTCAGCAGGTCATCCAATGTGCTTATGACATCGCCAAGGCCGCCAAGCAGCTCGTCACCATCACCACAAAGGAGAACACCAACTAA